A stretch of the Rosa rugosa chromosome 5, drRosRugo1.1, whole genome shotgun sequence genome encodes the following:
- the LOC133709815 gene encoding glycine-rich RNA-binding protein 4, mitochondrial, with translation MAFYNKVGSLLRQGISQNGQAPMSSMFNSARYMSSKLFVGGLSFSTDDSSLKDAFSGFGDVTDAKVIMDRDTGRSRGFGFVNFASEDAANSALTAMDGQELNGRSIRVSVANERTGPRPSFNGGYRGGDSGF, from the exons ATGGCTTTCTATAACAAGGTTGGGAGCCTTTTGAGACAAGGCATTTCCCAGAATGGACAAGCACCAATGTCATCTATGTTTAATTCTGCTCGTTACATGTCCTCCAAGCTTTTTGTTGGAG GTCTTTCGTTTTCCACTGATGACTCTTCTCTCAAAGATGCTTTTTCCGGCTTTGGTGATGTGACTGATG CAAAGGTCATCATGGATAGAGATACTGGGAGGTCGcggggatttggatttgttaacTTTGCCAGCGAAGATGCTGCCAATTCAGCCCTCACCGCTATGGATGGCCAG GAGTTAAATGGGCGAAGCATTCGTGTGAGTGTCGCTAACGAACGAACTGGTCCTCGACCATCATTTAATGGTGGTTACCGTGGGGGTGACAGTGGCTTTTAA
- the LOC133711427 gene encoding sugar transport protein MST4-like, which translates to MAGGFGAATGGKEFEAKITTLVIISCIMAATGGLMFGYDVGISGGVTSMPEFLKEFFPVVYKNQQIPGLAGNYCKYDNQGLQLFTSSLYLAALIATFFASYTTKTLGRKITMLIAGNLFLVGTAFNAAAVNLPMLIVGRLLLGCGVGFANQAIPLFLSEIAPTRIRGALNILFQLNITIGILVANLINYGTAKLAHGYGWRISLGLAGIPALLLTVGSLVVVDTPNSLIARGKLEEGKAILRRIRGADNVDPEYSEIVEASRAAAEVKNPFQNLLKRRNRPTLVIAIMMQIFQQFTGINAIMFYAPVLFQTLGFKSDASLYSAVITGLVNVLSTLVSVVFVDKAGRRMLLIEAGVQMFLSQMGVAIVMGLKVKDHSNNLGHGLGVLVLVFVCSFVASFAWSWGPLGWLIPSETFAVEARSAGQSVTVSTNMLFTFVIAQAFLSMLCHMKFGIFIFFSGWVLVMTLFTIFFIPETKNIPIDEMNDQVWKKHWYWKRYMNDFQDGPNGKYPQV; encoded by the exons ATGGCAGGGGGTTTTGGAGCGGCAACGGGGGGCAAAGAATTCGAAGCGAAGATCACTACACTTGTGATCATTTCTTGCATAATGGCCGCTACTGGGGGCCTTATGTTTGGCTACGATGTTGGTATTTCAG GGGGTGTTACATCGATGCCCGAATTTCTGAAGGAGTTCTTTCCAGTAGTCTATAAAAATCAACAAATTCCAGGACTTGCAGGAAATTACTGCAAATACGATAATCAAGGGCTGCAATTGTTCACATCTTCATTGTATCTTGCTGCTTTAATAGCAACCTTCTTTGCGTCATACACAACTAAAACACTAGGTCGAAAGATTACCATGTTGATTGCTGGGAATTTATTTTTAGTTGGAACAGCTTTTAATGCTGCAGCTGTTAACCTTCCAATGCTTATTGTTGGGAGGCTTTTACTTGGTTGCGGAGTTGGTTTTGCTAACCAG GCAATTCCACTATTTCTTTCTGAGATTGCACCCACAAGAATTCGTGGGGCACTCAATATACTCTTCCAGCTCAATATCACCATTGGCATTCTTGTTGCAAACTTGATCAATTATGGTACAGCGAA ACTTGCGCACGGATACGGATGGAGAATATCGTTGGGTTTGGCTGGGATTCCGGCACTTCTGTTAACCGTGGGGTCTCTTGTTGTGGTAGACACTCCTAACAGTTTGATCGCACGAGGTAAATTGGAGGAAGGAAAAGCAATTCTTAGAAGGATTCGTGGTGCTGATAATGTTGATCCAGAATACTCAGAAATTGTTGAGGCAAGTCGTGCGGCCGCAGAAGTGAAAAATCCTTTCCAAAACCTCCTTAAGCGAAGGAATAGGCCTACTCTGGTCATTGCAATTATGATGCAG ATCTTCCAACAATTCACAGGCATCAACGCTATCATGTTTTATGCTCCAGTTTTGTTCCAGACCTTGGGATTTAAGAGTGATGCTTCCCTATACTCAGCTGTTATAACTGGACTAGTCAATGTCCTCTCAACTCTTGTATCAGTCGTCTTTGTGGATAAAGCTGGTCGCCGAATGCTTTTGATCGAAGCTGGGGTTCAAATGTTCCTTTCTCAAATGGGAGTTGCAATAGTGATGGGACTCAAAGTTAAGGATCATTCTAACAACCTCGGACATGGCTTGGGAGTTCTTGTGTTGGTTTTCGTATGCAGCTTTGTGGCATCATTTGCATGGTCGTGGGGACCCCTTGGGTGGTTGATCCCTAGTGAGACATTCGCCGTTGAAGCTCGCTCTGCTGGCCAAAGTGTGACTGTTAGTACTAACATGCTCTTCACATTTGTCATAGCACAGGCCTTCCTCTCAATGCTGTGTCACATGAAGTTTGGgatatttattttcttctcgGGTTGGGTCTTGGTCATGACACTCTTTACGATCTTCTTTATTCCTGAGACCAAGAATATCCCCATTGATGAGATGAATGATCAAGTGTGGAAGAAACACTGGTATTGGAAAAGATACATGAATGACTTCCAAGATGGACCAAATGGAAAATATCCTCAAGTTTAA
- the LOC133708249 gene encoding UDP-glucuronate 4-epimerase 6, with translation MVLMASPPDTSKTIKLERYNSYLRRVNSTKLLNASSKLLFRATLLVALVLIFFFTLNYPPLSSDHNGAHHLHNTNFLSSAFYGGGVGGTAWEKQVRHSSTPKRPNGMSVLVTGAAGFIGSHCSLALKKRGDGVLGLDNFNSYYDPSLKRARQAMLKKHEIFIVEADLNDGPMLTKLFDVVPFTHVLHLAAQAGVRYAMQNPQSYVASNIAGFVNLLEISKAANPQPSIVWASSSSVYGLNTENPFSELHRTDQPASLYAATKKAGEEIAHTYNHIYGLSLTGLRFFTVYGPWGRPDMAYFFFTKDILQGKSIDVYKTVDDKEVARDFTYIDDIVKGCLGALDTAGKSTGSGGKKKGPAQLRIYNLGNTSPVPVGRLVSILEGLLSTKARKHVIKMPRNGDVPYTHANVSLALHDFGYKPTTDLASGLRKFVKWYVSYYGIESRVKKESDNNYKKMMSQQPEESA, from the coding sequence ATGGTACTAATGGCTTCTCCACCGGACACTAGCAAGACCATAAAGCTGGAGCGGTACAACAGCTACCTCCGCCGCGTGAACAGCACCAAGCTGCTCAACGCCTCCTCCAAGCTCCTCTTCCGCGCCACCCTCCTCGTCGCCCTcgtcctcatcttcttcttcaccctCAACTACCCTCCCCTCTCTTCCGACCACAACGGGGCCCACCACCTCCACAACACCAACTTCCTCTCCTCCGCCTTCTACGGCGGGGGAGTCGGCGGCACCGCCTGGGAGAAGCAGGTCCGCCACTCCTCCACCCCCAAGCGCCCCAACGGCATGTCGGTGCTCGTCACCGGCGCCGCCGGGTTCATCGGGTCCCACTGCTCCCTCGCGCTCAAGAAGCGCGGCGACGGCGTCCTGGGGCTCGACAACTTCAACTCCTACTACGACCCGTCGTTGAAGCGGGCCAGGCAGGCCATGCTGAAGAAGCACGAGATTTTCATCGTCGAGGCCGACTTGAACGACGGCCCGATGCTGACGAAGCTCTTCGACGTCGTTCCGTTCACCCACGTGCTCCACTTGGCGGCGCAGGCGGGTGTACGCTACGCCATGCAGAACCCCCAGTCCTACGTCGCGTCCAACATTGCCGGGTTCGTCAATCTCCTCGAAATTTCCAAAGCTGCTAATCCTCAGCCGTCGATTGTCTGGGCCTCGTCAAGCTCCGTCTACGGCCTCAACACCGAGAACCCATTTTCCGAGCTCCACAGAACCGACCAGCCCGCCAGTCTCTACGCCGCCACTAAAAAAGCCGGCGAAGAAATAGCCCACACTTACAACCATATTTACGGCCTCTCCCTCACCGGGCTGAGATTCTTCACCGTCTACGGGCCATGGGGCAGACCCGACATGGCCTACTTCTTCTTCACCAAGGACATACTCCAAGGCAAGAGCATCGACGTGTACAAAACCGTCGACGACAAAGAGGTGGCGCGTGACTTCACCTACATTGACGACATAGTCAAGGGCTGCCTCGGCGCCCTCGACACCGCCGGGAAGAGCACCGGCAGCGGCGGCAAGAAGAAAGGCCCGGCCCAGCTGAGAATCTACAACCTGGGGAACACGTCGCCGGTCCCCGTCGGCAGACTGGTGTCGATACTGGAAGGGCTGTTGAGTACCAAAGCGAGGAAACACGTGATCAAGATGCCGAGAAACGGTGACGTGCCGTACACGCATGCGAATGTGAGCTTGGCGCTGCACGACTTCGGGTACAAGCCGACGACGGACCTGGCCTCCGGGCTGAGGAAGTTCGTAAAGTGGTACGTGAGTTATTACGGGATCGAGTCGAGGGTAAAAAAGGAAAGCGACAATAATTATAAGAAGATGATGAGTCAGCAGCCCGAGGAATCCGCTTGA
- the LOC133708250 gene encoding bidirectional sugar transporter SWEET7b-like, which produces MVHVDARFVVGVVGNIISGGLFLSPIPTFIQIWRKKDVEAFDPKPYLATVLNCLLWCYYGLPFINPNSILVVTINGIGLLIELIYLGIFFYYASAKGRKRVATYFVCELVFFGAVVAATMLAIPEHKMKMNRHLRAVVVGIICDFFNVLMYSSPLFILRDVYKTKSVQYMPFSLSVANFLNGCCWTSYALIGKVDYFILVSNGLGAIAGVIQLIVYAIYYKPTPKNEDPADKATNEVQLATIV; this is translated from the coding sequence ATGGTGCACGTGGATGCTAGGTTCGTGGTCGGTGTGGTTGGAAATATCATCTCTGGCGGGCTTTTTCTCTCTCCAATACCTACATTCATACAAATATGGAGAAAAAAAGATGTGGAAGCTTTCGATCCAAAACCTTACCTTGCAACAGTGTTGAACTGTTTGTTATGGTGTTACTATGGATTGCCATTTATTAATCCAAACAGCATTTTAGTTGTCACCATTAATGGAATTGGGCTACTTATAGAGCTTATATATCTGGGCATATTCTTCTATTATGCTTCAGCAAAAGGACGAAAGAGGGTTGCTACATACTTTGTATGTGAACTGGTTTTCTTTGGGGCTGTTGTGGCTGCAACTATGTTGGCAATACCCGAGCATAAGATGAAGATGAATCGACATTTGAGGGCTGTTGTAGTTGGTATTATCTGTGACTTTTTCAATGTCCTCATGTATAGCTCTCCTCTATTCATCTTGAGAGATGTCTATAAAACAAAGAGTGTGCAATACATGCCATTCTCACTCTCGGTTGCTAACTTTCTGAATGGTTGTTGCTGGACTTCCTATGCTCTTATTGGAAAAGTGGACTACTTTATTTTGGTTAGCAATGGTCTCGGTGCAATCGCTGGAGTAATTCAATTGATAGTTTATGCAATATACTACAAACCTACACCAAAAAATGAAGACCCCGCTGACAAGGCTACTAATGAAGTGCAACTCGCAACTATTGTCTAA